Proteins encoded within one genomic window of Amorphoplanes friuliensis DSM 7358:
- a CDS encoding RDD family protein → MATRANGSPTPPEKAAALDLTQLKPAHFGRRFAALLIDWALCLMISSFYADPRVVAWPPVVVLILFNVVFIGLFGQTLGMALARIRCVSVVDGGAIGVVKGLVRGVLLALLVPAVIMDGDRRGLHDRAAGSIVVALPPRAR, encoded by the coding sequence GTGGCGACACGCGCGAACGGCTCCCCGACTCCGCCCGAGAAGGCGGCTGCCCTCGATCTGACACAGCTGAAGCCGGCGCATTTCGGACGCCGGTTCGCGGCCCTGCTGATCGACTGGGCGCTCTGCCTGATGATCTCGAGTTTCTACGCCGACCCGCGGGTCGTGGCCTGGCCGCCCGTGGTCGTGCTGATCCTCTTCAACGTGGTCTTCATCGGCCTGTTCGGACAGACGCTGGGCATGGCCCTGGCCCGCATCCGCTGCGTGTCGGTGGTCGATGGCGGCGCGATCGGCGTCGTCAAGGGTCTGGTGCGTGGTGTGCTGCTCGCGCTGCTGGTCCCGGCGGTCATCATGGACGGCGACCGCCGCGGTCTGCACGACCGCGCCGCCGGCTCGATCGTCGTGGCGCTGCCCCCACGGGCCAGATAG
- a CDS encoding pentapeptide repeat-containing protein, translating into MPSARRTPSRRTGEPRKPVTPAYFRTATLDLHEFEPEAAYEGLAFTGLDLSGRESESLEIAQCRFRSVDLSGSLLPHLSLTDCQVQTSNWANVRSDGGAVHRAIFEESRMTGFTVTDGKLSDVAFDQCRLDLSGWRFTAFDSVRFTGCNLAGADFTNADLRGARFSNCDLTGAQFHHADMDGTRFRRCELDGIAGITSWRGVIVHADDLPALSYTLAAGLGIKVDLE; encoded by the coding sequence ATGCCTTCAGCCCGCCGCACACCGTCCCGTCGCACCGGGGAGCCGCGCAAGCCCGTGACTCCTGCCTATTTCAGGACGGCCACGCTCGACCTGCACGAGTTCGAGCCCGAGGCGGCGTACGAGGGACTGGCCTTCACCGGTCTTGATCTTTCCGGGCGGGAGTCGGAGTCGCTGGAGATCGCCCAGTGCCGCTTCCGCAGCGTCGACCTGTCCGGCTCGCTGCTGCCGCACCTGTCCCTGACCGACTGCCAGGTGCAGACCTCGAACTGGGCGAACGTCCGCAGCGACGGCGGTGCGGTCCACCGGGCGATCTTCGAGGAGTCGCGGATGACGGGCTTCACGGTGACCGACGGCAAGCTGAGCGACGTCGCCTTCGACCAGTGCCGGCTGGACCTGTCGGGCTGGCGCTTCACGGCCTTCGACAGCGTGCGCTTCACCGGCTGCAACCTGGCGGGCGCGGACTTCACCAACGCCGACCTCCGGGGTGCCCGCTTCAGCAACTGCGACCTGACCGGGGCCCAGTTCCACCACGCGGACATGGACGGTACGCGGTTCCGCCGCTGCGAACTGGACGGGATCGCGGGGATCACCAGCTGGCGCGGGGTGATCGTGCACGCCGACGACCTCCCGGCGCTGAGTTACACGCTCGCCGCCGGGCTGGGCATCAAGGTCGACCTGGAGTGA
- a CDS encoding BTAD domain-containing putative transcriptional regulator gives MDIAVLGPVELRSGSGTAVPVAGARLRTLLVLLALDAGRAVSTGRLADGVWGDDQPAAAGNALQALISRLRRAAPGLAIAATPAGYRLDLDRDRVDAHRFARLVSEGRCDEALALWRGPTEFPDVARADAVRLDELRLAAWQDSAEARLRAGGGAELVAELEAVVAEHPLHEPLAGLLMRALVTAGHPGRALTVFERLRAGLADTLGADPSPELAALHVETLRGQQRRARGNLPAGVSSFVGREDDLRTVRKLIAEHRLVTLTGPGGSGKTRLSVEAGQSLTTVRPDGVWRVELAPVSDPAEVPQAILTALRLRSQIPMIRPGRSPLSESVDPLARLTEALAGKDLLLILDNCEHLIDAAATVADALLRAAPGLRLLATSREPLGIPGEQLWPVEPLALPPTETQAASFPAVRLLLDRAVAARPDFTLDARTTGPVVRICRALDGMPLAIELAAARLRTLPVEVLADRLADRFRLLTNGSRTALPRHQTLRAVVDWSWDLLDDNERALWRRFSIFHGGAEVTAVEQVCGADVDLLGALVDKSLLVLTGDRYRMLETIREYGRNRLAEAGETERMRLAHARYLLELATAAEPELRRSDQLTWLRRLGAEHDNLHAAVRAAIDAGDARTATALTARLGWYWWLRGHRAEGCALARDVLALTGETDPEDRALAYTYAAMNGLEGAAPIDEVVGWFGAAERQGAGPGAAHPVLRLLRPLSAIFQAGGQVREIELVEPLFDDPDPWLRAISKMLVAQLRLNFGQSPDLARAELREALDGFRATGERWGIGFSLSSLGDMAAARGDFEEAVGWQREAITLVREVGIREDLPQLEMKLAQQLWLAGHDTEARRMLEQARESAEDVGLSEVMASVEYGYATLAREEGALDEARRRMARAAELIDASSLAPQFRAMTHSGQALIEGAAGDLAAARDLHVSAVEIAADTRDSPVMAQTLVGVADYALRLGEPARAAMLLGAADAVRGSEDRSVLDTARIRTAARAALGDAGYAEAYRSGADVTLETALAATGL, from the coding sequence GTGGACATCGCGGTGCTCGGTCCGGTCGAGCTACGGTCCGGTTCCGGTACGGCGGTGCCGGTCGCGGGCGCGCGTCTGCGTACCCTGCTGGTCCTGCTGGCGCTCGACGCGGGCCGCGCTGTCTCGACCGGGCGGCTGGCCGACGGGGTCTGGGGTGATGATCAGCCGGCGGCGGCCGGGAACGCGCTGCAGGCGCTGATCTCCCGCCTGCGCCGCGCTGCCCCCGGGCTGGCGATCGCCGCGACCCCGGCCGGTTACCGGCTCGACCTGGACCGCGACCGGGTGGACGCGCACCGTTTTGCCCGGCTGGTCTCCGAGGGCCGCTGCGACGAGGCGCTGGCGCTGTGGCGCGGGCCGACGGAGTTTCCGGACGTGGCGCGGGCCGACGCGGTGCGGCTCGACGAGTTGCGCCTGGCCGCGTGGCAGGACAGCGCCGAGGCGCGGCTGCGCGCGGGTGGCGGCGCCGAGCTCGTCGCCGAGCTGGAGGCCGTGGTTGCGGAGCATCCGCTGCACGAGCCCCTGGCCGGTCTGCTGATGCGGGCGCTGGTCACGGCCGGTCATCCCGGGCGGGCGCTGACGGTTTTCGAGCGCCTGCGGGCCGGGCTGGCCGACACGCTGGGCGCCGATCCATCACCCGAGCTCGCGGCGCTGCACGTGGAGACGTTGCGCGGGCAGCAGCGCCGGGCGCGGGGCAACCTCCCGGCCGGGGTGAGCAGTTTTGTCGGCCGCGAGGACGACCTGCGGACGGTCCGGAAGCTGATCGCCGAGCACCGGCTCGTGACCCTGACCGGGCCCGGTGGCAGCGGAAAGACCCGGCTGTCGGTGGAGGCGGGTCAGTCGCTGACCACCGTACGGCCGGACGGCGTGTGGCGGGTCGAGCTGGCGCCGGTCAGTGATCCCGCCGAGGTGCCGCAGGCGATCCTGACCGCGCTGCGGCTGCGCAGTCAGATCCCGATGATCCGGCCCGGGCGCAGCCCGCTGAGCGAGTCCGTCGACCCGCTCGCCCGACTGACCGAGGCGCTGGCCGGCAAGGACCTGCTGCTGATCCTCGACAACTGCGAGCACCTGATCGACGCCGCGGCCACGGTCGCCGACGCGCTGCTGCGCGCCGCCCCCGGGCTGCGGTTGCTGGCGACGAGCCGGGAGCCGCTCGGCATCCCCGGTGAGCAGCTCTGGCCGGTCGAACCACTTGCCCTCCCGCCCACGGAGACGCAGGCGGCGAGCTTCCCGGCCGTACGCCTGCTGCTGGACCGGGCAGTGGCCGCGCGGCCGGATTTTACGCTCGACGCCCGCACCACAGGCCCGGTGGTCCGGATCTGCCGGGCGCTGGACGGCATGCCGCTCGCCATCGAGCTGGCCGCGGCCCGGCTGCGGACGCTGCCCGTCGAGGTGCTGGCCGACCGTCTCGCCGACCGGTTCCGGCTGCTCACCAACGGCAGCCGCACCGCGCTTCCCCGCCATCAGACGCTGCGGGCGGTGGTCGACTGGAGCTGGGACCTGCTCGACGACAACGAGCGCGCCCTGTGGCGGCGGTTCTCGATCTTCCACGGCGGCGCCGAGGTCACCGCGGTCGAGCAGGTCTGCGGGGCCGACGTCGACCTGCTGGGTGCCCTGGTCGACAAGTCCCTACTGGTCCTGACGGGCGACCGCTACCGGATGCTGGAGACCATCCGGGAGTACGGCCGGAACCGTCTCGCCGAGGCGGGTGAGACCGAGCGGATGCGCCTGGCGCACGCCCGCTACCTGCTGGAACTGGCGACCGCTGCCGAGCCCGAGCTACGGCGGTCCGACCAGCTCACCTGGCTGCGCCGGCTCGGCGCCGAGCACGACAACCTCCACGCCGCCGTCCGCGCGGCGATCGACGCCGGCGACGCCCGCACGGCGACCGCGCTGACCGCCCGGCTGGGCTGGTACTGGTGGCTGCGCGGGCACCGCGCCGAGGGCTGCGCGCTGGCCCGGGACGTGCTCGCGCTGACCGGCGAGACGGATCCCGAGGACCGTGCCCTGGCCTACACCTACGCGGCCATGAACGGGCTCGAGGGCGCCGCCCCGATCGACGAGGTCGTCGGGTGGTTCGGCGCCGCCGAGCGGCAGGGCGCCGGACCCGGGGCCGCGCACCCGGTCCTGCGGCTGCTGCGGCCGCTGTCGGCGATCTTCCAGGCCGGCGGGCAGGTACGGGAGATCGAGCTGGTCGAGCCGCTCTTCGACGACCCCGACCCGTGGCTGCGCGCGATCTCCAAGATGCTCGTGGCGCAGCTACGGCTCAACTTCGGGCAGAGCCCGGATCTCGCCCGGGCCGAGCTGCGGGAGGCGCTCGACGGATTCCGCGCCACCGGCGAACGCTGGGGCATCGGCTTCTCGCTCAGCTCGCTCGGTGACATGGCCGCGGCCCGCGGCGACTTCGAGGAGGCGGTCGGCTGGCAGCGCGAGGCGATCACCCTGGTTCGCGAGGTCGGCATCCGGGAGGACCTGCCGCAGCTCGAGATGAAGCTGGCCCAGCAGCTGTGGCTCGCCGGCCACGACACCGAGGCGCGCCGGATGCTCGAGCAGGCGCGGGAGTCGGCCGAGGACGTCGGCTTGTCCGAGGTCATGGCTTCGGTGGAGTACGGCTATGCGACCCTCGCCCGCGAGGAGGGCGCCCTGGACGAGGCTCGCCGCCGGATGGCCCGGGCGGCCGAGCTGATCGACGCCTCGTCGCTGGCACCGCAGTTCAGGGCGATGACCCACTCGGGGCAGGCCCTGATCGAGGGCGCGGCGGGTGACCTCGCGGCGGCCCGCGACCTGCATGTGAGCGCAGTCGAGATCGCCGCCGACACTCGGGACTCGCCCGTCATGGCCCAGACCCTGGTCGGTGTGGCCGACTACGCGCTGCGTCTCGGCGAACCGGCTCGGGCGGCGATGCTGCTGGGCGCGGCCGACGCCGTTCGCGGCTCCGAGGACCGGTCGGTGCTGGACACCGCCCGCATCCGGACCGCGGCCCGCGCCGCACTGGGCGACGCGGGCTACGCGGAGGCCTACCGCTCGGGCGCGGACGTCACCCTGGAGACCGCGCTCGCTGCGACAGGCCTGTGA
- the glnA gene encoding type I glutamate--ammonia ligase, giving the protein MFANPEELLRYLKDEDVKFVDVRFCDLPGVMQHFNMPVESFDDSVVTDGLAFDGSSIRGFQAIHESDMMLLPDVTTAFVDPFRIQKTLALNFFIHDPFTREAYSRDPRNVAKKAETYLASSGIADTAYFGAEAEFYIFDSIRHETSAHQAFYYIDSIEGAWNTGKEEEGGNRGYKTAYKGGYFPVSPLDHYSDLRDAMVRRLIDVGFTVERSHHEVGTAGQAEINYKFSTLLHAGDQMQMFKYIIKNTAWEHGKTATFMPKPLFGDNGSGMHTHQSLWSNGEPLFYDETGYAGLSDTARWYIGGLLHHAPSLLAFTNPTVNSYRRLVPGYEAPVNLVYSQRNRSACTRIPVTGSNPKAKRVEFRVPDPSSNPYLSFSAQMMAGLDGIKNKIEPPAPIDKDLYDLPPEEWGNVKQVPGSLDAVLESLENDHEFLTAGGVFTDDLISTWIDYKRTNEIDPVRLRPTPHEFEMYYNV; this is encoded by the coding sequence GTGTTCGCCAATCCCGAGGAACTCCTGCGATACCTCAAAGACGAGGACGTCAAGTTCGTCGACGTACGATTCTGTGACCTTCCCGGCGTGATGCAGCACTTCAACATGCCGGTGGAGTCGTTCGACGACAGTGTGGTCACCGACGGTCTCGCCTTCGACGGATCCTCGATCCGCGGGTTCCAGGCCATCCACGAGTCCGACATGATGCTGCTCCCGGACGTCACGACCGCGTTCGTGGACCCGTTCCGCATCCAGAAGACGCTCGCCCTGAACTTCTTCATCCACGACCCGTTCACGCGTGAGGCCTACTCCCGTGACCCGCGGAACGTCGCGAAGAAGGCCGAGACCTACCTCGCGTCGAGCGGCATCGCCGACACGGCGTACTTCGGCGCCGAGGCCGAGTTCTACATCTTCGACTCGATCCGGCACGAGACGTCCGCCCACCAGGCGTTCTACTACATCGACTCGATCGAGGGCGCCTGGAACACCGGCAAGGAGGAGGAGGGCGGCAACCGCGGTTACAAGACCGCGTACAAGGGCGGCTACTTCCCAGTCTCGCCGCTCGACCACTACTCCGACCTGCGCGACGCCATGGTGCGCCGCCTGATCGACGTCGGCTTCACCGTCGAGCGTTCGCACCACGAGGTCGGCACCGCGGGCCAGGCCGAGATCAACTACAAGTTCTCGACGCTGCTCCACGCCGGCGACCAGATGCAGATGTTCAAGTACATCATCAAGAACACCGCCTGGGAGCACGGCAAGACGGCGACGTTCATGCCGAAGCCGCTCTTCGGTGACAACGGCTCCGGCATGCACACCCACCAGAGCCTCTGGTCGAACGGCGAGCCGCTGTTCTACGACGAGACCGGCTACGCGGGCCTGTCGGACACCGCCCGCTGGTACATCGGCGGCCTCCTGCACCACGCGCCGTCGCTGCTCGCGTTCACCAACCCGACCGTCAACTCGTACCGGCGTCTCGTGCCCGGCTACGAAGCCCCGGTCAACCTGGTCTACTCGCAGCGCAACCGCTCCGCCTGCACCCGCATCCCGGTCACGGGCAGCAACCCCAAGGCGAAGCGCGTCGAGTTCCGCGTCCCGGACCCGTCGTCGAACCCGTACCTGTCGTTCTCGGCCCAGATGATGGCCGGCCTCGACGGCATCAAGAACAAGATCGAGCCCCCGGCCCCGATCGACAAGGACCTCTACGACCTCCCCCCGGAGGAGTGGGGCAACGTCAAGCAGGTCCCCGGCTCCCTCGACGCCGTCCTCGAATCCCTCGAGAACGACCACGAGTTCCTCACCGCCGGCGGCGTCTTCACCGACGACCTGATCTCCACCTGGATCGACTACAAGCGAACCAACGAGATCGACCCGGTCCGCCTCCG